The proteins below are encoded in one region of Qipengyuania sp. HL-TH1:
- a CDS encoding GAF domain-containing protein, with protein sequence MASMASEWSENLIELEGGPRRFGSEVDIWQLAELPEYLDPPCWAVIAARLLLSLPFEEAVPQVLEYIGEAARADRTWVMRFNDDVTLLRNSNEWCRDGVSSHVADLQNVPVTMMGEILAPLREGRSVAINDVAMLPRSLRSLQVEFRHQQIQSTLTVPVHNDDGRLIACIGLDAARSRRRWTIDEVHALIQIAALMGVANTEGAPRRKPKDEEFSVPIYLKSGRSARGVPVASIASVRADRDGSLVGLRDGAQLTDDRPLRWWQSVLPDQDFLRVHRSALVNIRLVDLLRRRAGGQDLELLVKGCPAPVPVSRPSTAELRRRLGA encoded by the coding sequence ATGGCAAGCATGGCATCTGAATGGAGTGAAAACCTGATCGAGCTCGAAGGGGGGCCTCGGCGGTTCGGCAGCGAGGTGGACATCTGGCAGCTTGCCGAATTGCCCGAATATCTCGATCCGCCGTGTTGGGCGGTTATTGCCGCGCGGCTGCTGCTGTCGCTTCCGTTCGAGGAAGCGGTTCCGCAGGTCCTCGAATATATCGGCGAGGCCGCCAGGGCCGATCGGACGTGGGTGATGCGGTTCAATGACGATGTCACGCTGCTGCGCAATTCGAACGAATGGTGCCGCGATGGTGTGTCGTCCCATGTGGCGGATCTGCAGAATGTGCCGGTCACCATGATGGGGGAGATCCTCGCCCCGCTGCGCGAGGGGCGCAGTGTCGCGATCAATGATGTCGCGATGCTGCCGCGCAGCCTGCGCAGCCTGCAGGTCGAATTCAGGCACCAGCAGATCCAGAGCACGCTGACCGTCCCGGTCCATAATGATGACGGGCGGCTGATCGCGTGTATCGGGCTCGATGCCGCGCGCAGCCGGCGTCGCTGGACGATCGACGAGGTCCATGCGCTGATCCAGATCGCCGCATTGATGGGCGTGGCGAACACCGAAGGCGCCCCCAGACGCAAGCCGAAGGACGAGGAATTCTCGGTTCCGATCTATCTCAAATCGGGCAGGTCGGCCCGCGGCGTTCCGGTTGCGTCGATCGCCTCCGTTCGCGCCGACCGGGACGGGTCGCTGGTCGGCCTGCGGGACGGTGCGCAGCTGACCGACGACCGCCCGCTGCGCTGGTGGCAGTCGGTCCTGCCCGACCAGGATTTCCTGCGAGTCCATCGTTCGGCGCTCGTGAATATCCGGCTGGTCGACCTCCTGCGGCGGCGCGCGGGTGGTCAGGATCTGGAATTGCTCGTCAAGGGCTGCCCCGCGCCGGTCCCGGTCTCCCGCCCCTCGACCGCCGAACTGCGCCGCCGCCTGGGCGCGTGA
- a CDS encoding alkaline phosphatase PhoX, which produces MQINRRGFMGATGAAFSGLLLNGCAGRTGSAMTAPAAFADYGPLVPDPAGMLDLPRGFTYRLLSSLGDAMADGGAVPDKADGMGCLPLGGDEIVLIRNHELVPGDDAGGPLVHGYGSRNGSIVPGGTTNLVLDARTLEVKREFRTLAGTIRNCSGGITPWGSWLTCEEAPTGPGQRYGDGLALDHGWVFEVPAAATGLVDAVPLKAMGRFNHEAACVDPATGVIYLTEDRGDSVLYRFVPKTPGRLHDGGQLQAMVVDGLADTRNWSAPDMPVGASYPVRWIDCDDVEAPADDLRHRSAARGAALIARGEGIHMGMDELFICSTNGGQRKLGQIFKLVPGRGGSHDMIELFFESESEDQLNYGDNLTVGPNGHLIVCEDQYTDVVDNHLRGITPDGRAYTFGSLRMQTELAGGCFSPDGKWFFVNAYSPTRTLAITGPWAV; this is translated from the coding sequence GTGCAGATCAATCGTCGAGGATTCATGGGCGCGACCGGCGCGGCCTTCAGCGGATTGCTGCTGAACGGGTGCGCGGGCCGGACCGGCTCGGCGATGACGGCACCCGCCGCTTTTGCAGATTACGGACCGCTGGTACCCGATCCGGCGGGAATGCTCGACCTGCCCCGCGGGTTTACCTACCGGCTGCTGTCGAGCCTGGGCGATGCCATGGCCGATGGCGGGGCGGTACCCGACAAGGCGGATGGCATGGGCTGCCTGCCGCTTGGCGGCGATGAGATCGTCCTTATCCGCAACCATGAACTCGTCCCGGGTGATGATGCGGGCGGCCCGCTCGTCCATGGCTATGGCTCGCGCAACGGATCGATCGTTCCCGGCGGCACGACCAATCTGGTGCTCGATGCGCGCACGCTCGAAGTGAAGCGCGAATTCCGCACGCTGGCGGGCACGATCCGCAATTGTTCGGGGGGCATTACCCCATGGGGCAGCTGGCTGACCTGCGAGGAAGCGCCGACCGGCCCGGGACAGCGCTATGGCGACGGGCTCGCGCTCGATCATGGCTGGGTGTTCGAAGTCCCGGCAGCTGCGACGGGGCTGGTTGACGCGGTGCCGCTGAAGGCGATGGGCCGGTTCAACCACGAAGCCGCCTGCGTCGATCCGGCAACAGGTGTCATCTACCTGACCGAGGATCGCGGCGACAGCGTGCTTTATCGGTTTGTTCCCAAGACGCCCGGACGTCTGCACGACGGCGGACAGCTGCAGGCCATGGTTGTCGATGGCCTTGCGGATACGCGCAATTGGTCGGCGCCCGATATGCCCGTCGGTGCGAGCTATCCGGTGCGCTGGATCGATTGCGACGATGTCGAAGCGCCCGCGGATGATTTGCGCCACCGCTCGGCCGCGCGCGGCGCCGCGCTGATCGCCCGGGGCGAGGGTATCCACATGGGCATGGATGAACTGTTCATCTGCTCGACCAATGGCGGGCAGCGCAAGCTCGGCCAGATCTTCAAGCTCGTCCCGGGGCGGGGCGGAAGCCATGACATGATCGAACTGTTCTTCGAGAGCGAGAGCGAGGACCAGCTCAATTATGGCGACAACCTCACCGTCGGCCCCAATGGCCACCTGATCGTCTGCGAAGACCAGTATACCGATGTCGTGGACAACCATTTGCGCGGCATCACGCCCGATGGCCGGGCCTATACGTTCGGCAGCCTGCGGATGCAGACCGAACTAGCTGGCGGGTGTTTCTCGCCCGACGGCAAATGGTTCTTCGTCAACGCCTATTCGCCCACCCGCACGCTGGCGATCACGGGCCCCTGGGCCGTCTGA
- a CDS encoding ABC-F family ATP-binding cassette domain-containing protein — protein sequence MLTIDGVTVRLGGRTILERASATVPVGARVGLIGRNGAGKSTLMKALIGEIEPDDGDITKPSRARIGYIAQEAPSGTMTPEEVVLASATERAELLAELETCTDMDRMGDVHDRLLAIDAYSAPARAAKILNGLGFDEEMQQRPVESFSGGWKMRIALGALLFSEPEILLLDEPSNHLDLEATLWLENFLRSYPATLVVISHERDLLNKVVDHILHLQGGQLTLYSGGYDAFEKQRAERAAQLAAAKASQDAQRARLQDYVARNSARASTAKQAQSRAKMLARMQPIAALMEDPSLSFDFPDPEELRSPMITLEQAAVGYGEAPPILRRLNFRIEADDRIALLGRNGNGKTTLARLLASQLAPAEGEVSAPGRLKVGYFTQYQVEELAGEDTPLDLMNRAMEGAAQGAVRAQLGRFGFSGSRAQTRVDKLSGGERARLALALITRDAPHLLILDEPTNHLDVDAREALIQALNDYSGAVILISHDRHMVELTADRLVLVDEGTAREYAGSMQDYIDFVLGRKPKENRRGGAGKKRGSNSADTAAQARSAKADLTKSEEAMARLTAELEKLDRLILDHTQDGAKMQDLLTARAEAADTLAATEEKWLAAGAALEAAERG from the coding sequence ATGCTTACCATCGACGGTGTCACAGTGCGGCTTGGCGGCCGGACCATTCTCGAACGCGCCAGTGCGACGGTGCCGGTCGGCGCACGCGTCGGGCTGATCGGCCGCAATGGCGCGGGCAAGTCGACGCTGATGAAGGCGCTGATCGGCGAGATCGAACCCGATGACGGGGACATCACCAAACCGTCGCGCGCGCGGATCGGCTATATCGCGCAGGAAGCGCCCAGCGGCACGATGACACCCGAGGAAGTCGTGCTGGCGTCGGCCACCGAACGCGCCGAACTGCTGGCCGAGCTGGAAACCTGCACCGACATGGACCGGATGGGCGATGTGCATGACCGCCTGCTGGCGATCGATGCCTACAGCGCGCCTGCCCGCGCGGCCAAGATCCTCAACGGTCTGGGCTTCGACGAAGAGATGCAGCAGCGCCCGGTCGAAAGCTTTTCCGGCGGGTGGAAGATGCGCATCGCGCTGGGCGCGCTGCTGTTTTCCGAGCCGGAAATCCTGCTGCTCGACGAACCGTCGAACCACCTTGATCTGGAAGCGACGCTGTGGCTCGAGAATTTCCTCCGCTCCTATCCCGCGACTTTGGTGGTCATCAGCCATGAGCGCGACCTGCTGAACAAGGTGGTCGATCACATCCTGCACCTGCAGGGCGGCCAGCTGACGCTGTATTCGGGTGGCTACGATGCGTTCGAGAAGCAGCGCGCCGAACGCGCCGCGCAACTGGCGGCGGCAAAGGCCTCACAGGATGCGCAGCGCGCCCGGCTGCAGGATTACGTCGCCCGCAACAGCGCGCGTGCCTCCACCGCCAAGCAGGCGCAATCGCGCGCCAAGATGCTGGCGCGGATGCAGCCGATCGCGGCGCTGATGGAAGACCCCTCGCTGAGCTTCGACTTTCCCGATCCCGAAGAGCTGCGTTCGCCGATGATCACGCTCGAGCAGGCGGCAGTGGGCTATGGCGAAGCGCCGCCCATCCTGCGGCGGCTCAATTTCCGCATCGAGGCGGACGACCGGATCGCGCTGCTTGGCCGCAACGGCAATGGCAAGACGACGCTGGCGCGGCTCCTCGCATCGCAACTTGCGCCCGCAGAGGGCGAGGTCAGCGCGCCCGGGCGGCTGAAAGTGGGCTATTTCACGCAGTATCAGGTCGAGGAACTGGCCGGCGAAGACACGCCGCTCGACCTCATGAACCGCGCGATGGAAGGCGCGGCGCAGGGCGCAGTACGCGCGCAGTTGGGCCGCTTCGGCTTTTCAGGTTCGCGCGCGCAGACCCGCGTGGACAAATTGTCCGGCGGGGAACGGGCGCGGCTGGCACTGGCGCTGATCACGCGCGATGCGCCGCACCTCCTGATCCTCGACGAACCGACCAACCATCTCGATGTCGATGCGCGCGAGGCGCTGATCCAGGCGCTCAACGACTATTCCGGCGCGGTCATCCTGATCAGCCATGATCGCCACATGGTCGAACTGACCGCCGACCGGCTGGTGCTGGTCGATGAAGGCACGGCGCGCGAATATGCCGGCAGCATGCAGGATTACATCGACTTCGTCCTCGGCCGCAAACCGAAGGAAAACCGGCGCGGCGGGGCAGGCAAGAAACGCGGGTCCAATAGCGCGGACACGGCGGCGCAGGCCCGCTCGGCCAAGGCGGACCTGACCAAGTCGGAAGAGGCGATGGCGCGGCTCACCGCCGAGTTGGAAAAGCTCGACCGGCTGATCCTCGACCACACGCAGGACGGCGCGAAGATGCAGGACCTGCTCACCGCTCGCGCCGAGGCCGCCGATACGCTGGCCGCGACCGAGGAGAAATGGCTGGCCGCCGGTGCCGCGCTAGAGGCTGCGGAACGCGGTTAG
- a CDS encoding sigma-54 dependent transcriptional regulator: MSKPAILIIEDSASLALGFAAQLEEAGYEVALAATLAEARDALANTRFSAALLDLQLPDGDGLSLLEQRDETSPAFVVITADGSLSRAIAAMRLGAFDFLVKPVAGTRLLATIRAAVEQSKTAPAKAVIKPVEDGTRFHGFIGQSPVMRAVFRTIEQVADSRASVFVTGESGTGKEVTAEALHAESRRRNKAFVAINCGAIPENLLESELFGHVKGAFTGAIENRIGAAKAADGGTLFLDEICEMELKLQVKLLRFIQTGMIQRVGSAQAEPVDVRIVCATNRDPLREVAEGRFREDLLYRLNVIPIHLPPLRDRGDDIVLLADRLTESIAQEERRPGLQLSAASRAKIRAHSWPGNVRELQNALRRSVVIGEGDQIEISIPSGPAAMPETLPPPSFKPAFTEPSGTPAPSPVIPHTELAFEGMTLAQIEHLAIEAALKRHGGNVTRAAKELAVNPSTIYRKLEKQRVQSG, encoded by the coding sequence ATGTCGAAACCCGCCATTCTGATCATCGAGGACAGCGCCTCGCTCGCCCTCGGCTTTGCCGCCCAATTGGAAGAGGCGGGGTACGAAGTGGCGCTTGCCGCCACACTTGCCGAAGCGCGCGATGCGCTGGCGAACACGCGGTTTTCGGCTGCACTGCTCGATCTGCAACTGCCCGACGGGGATGGTCTCTCGCTGCTCGAGCAACGCGACGAGACGTCACCCGCCTTTGTCGTCATCACTGCCGATGGTTCGCTGTCGCGCGCGATCGCCGCCATGCGGCTCGGCGCCTTCGATTTCCTCGTCAAGCCGGTTGCGGGGACCCGCCTGCTGGCGACGATCCGGGCCGCGGTCGAACAATCGAAAACCGCACCGGCAAAGGCCGTCATCAAGCCGGTCGAGGACGGCACACGCTTCCATGGCTTTATCGGCCAGTCGCCCGTCATGCGCGCCGTGTTCCGCACGATCGAACAGGTCGCCGATTCGCGCGCGAGCGTCTTCGTCACCGGCGAAAGCGGGACGGGCAAGGAAGTGACCGCCGAGGCGCTGCACGCGGAATCGCGCCGCCGGAACAAGGCTTTCGTCGCGATCAATTGCGGTGCCATTCCCGAAAACCTGCTCGAGAGCGAGCTGTTCGGCCATGTCAAAGGCGCCTTCACCGGAGCGATCGAGAACCGGATCGGCGCGGCCAAGGCTGCGGATGGCGGAACGCTGTTCCTCGACGAGATTTGCGAGATGGAGCTCAAGCTCCAGGTCAAATTGCTACGGTTCATCCAGACGGGGATGATCCAGCGGGTCGGATCGGCCCAAGCCGAACCCGTCGATGTGCGCATAGTCTGCGCCACCAATCGCGATCCCTTGCGCGAAGTCGCCGAGGGGCGCTTTCGCGAAGACCTGCTCTATCGCCTCAATGTCATCCCGATCCACCTGCCTCCGCTCCGAGATCGCGGCGACGACATCGTCCTACTGGCCGACCGGCTGACCGAATCGATCGCGCAGGAAGAACGCCGCCCCGGGCTCCAGCTCAGCGCGGCGAGCCGGGCGAAAATCCGCGCCCATTCCTGGCCGGGCAATGTGCGCGAGCTGCAGAACGCCCTGCGGCGGTCGGTGGTGATCGGCGAAGGCGATCAGATCGAGATCTCGATTCCCAGCGGCCCGGCTGCGATGCCCGAAACCTTGCCGCCCCCCTCGTTCAAGCCTGCCTTTACCGAGCCTTCGGGCACGCCCGCGCCGTCACCCGTCATCCCGCACACCGAACTGGCCTTCGAGGGCATGACCCTGGCCCAGATCGAGCACCTCGCGATCGAGGCGGCACTCAAGCGACACGGCGGCAATGTCACCCGCGCCGCCAAGGAATTGGCGGTCAACCCGTCGACGATCTACCGGAAACTGGAAAAGCAGCGCGTCCAATCCGGCTAG
- a CDS encoding heme NO-binding domain-containing protein — MKGIIFSELVGFLDRAGGPELAEKVLADAGLPHGGAYTRVGQYPWQEAVRVVEAASRETGAEFADLCHQFGAFLFERFTVLYGDIVGRYASAEELLSHVGDHIHEEVRILYPDAQPPQVTVHDEGDVLRVEYASHRPFAHIAHGLVAGAMNHFGDHRALNWVGANDDGSRAEFALTG; from the coding sequence GTGAAAGGCATTATCTTTTCGGAACTGGTCGGTTTTCTCGATCGCGCCGGCGGGCCGGAACTCGCCGAGAAGGTGTTGGCCGATGCCGGCCTCCCGCATGGCGGTGCCTATACCCGCGTCGGCCAATATCCGTGGCAGGAAGCCGTCCGCGTGGTCGAAGCCGCCTCGCGCGAGACGGGGGCCGAATTTGCCGATCTGTGCCACCAGTTCGGCGCCTTTCTCTTCGAGCGTTTCACCGTGCTCTATGGCGATATCGTCGGCCGCTATGCCAGCGCAGAGGAACTGCTGTCGCATGTCGGGGATCACATCCACGAAGAGGTCAGGATCCTCTATCCCGATGCGCAGCCGCCGCAGGTTACCGTCCATGACGAAGGCGACGTATTGCGCGTGGAATATGCCTCGCACCGCCCCTTTGCGCATATCGCCCATGGGCTGGTGGCCGGCGCAATGAACCATTTCGGCGACCACCGCGCGCTCAACTGGGTGGGCGCAAATGACGATGGCTCGCGCGCCGAATTCGCACTGACGGGATAA
- a CDS encoding CsgG/HfaB family protein has product MIGGKKLVHRAIALAATGLTLGGCASFADTPPQRITPLSGARVTDGDTAYSGILRCMASHTSAIAQPRIAVGEVADYTGRLDGLNGSVAPQGAALMVISALAKAGFPLAERLDLRIALQELDYANSKLLGPDGQPTDDYRRIYSGSIAEADLIVLGGITELDFNIRSDVAEASIGPVGGGARSYVMSVGVDLRLIDARSLRVVNVASLQKQIRGREIRAGIFEFIGNTTLDLGVGRRRQEPVHGAIRAIIEKAVIDLMREQRGADAPRCPTNVQSVSYAVEQAASPQTQFEGD; this is encoded by the coding sequence ATGATCGGGGGAAAGAAACTCGTTCATCGGGCTATCGCTCTGGCAGCGACCGGCCTGACCCTGGGGGGATGCGCAAGCTTTGCCGACACGCCGCCCCAGCGGATCACGCCCCTCAGCGGCGCGCGCGTTACCGATGGGGACACCGCCTATTCGGGCATTCTGCGCTGCATGGCTTCGCACACAAGCGCCATCGCACAGCCGCGGATCGCAGTGGGCGAAGTTGCCGATTACACCGGGCGGCTTGACGGGCTGAACGGCTCGGTCGCTCCCCAAGGGGCAGCGCTCATGGTGATTTCCGCGCTGGCCAAGGCAGGCTTCCCGCTTGCCGAGAGACTGGATCTGCGGATTGCCTTGCAGGAACTCGATTACGCCAACAGCAAGCTGCTCGGCCCGGACGGCCAGCCGACCGACGACTATCGCCGGATTTATTCGGGGTCAATCGCGGAAGCCGATCTGATTGTCCTGGGCGGCATCACCGAACTGGATTTCAATATTCGCAGCGACGTGGCCGAAGCCTCGATCGGGCCGGTGGGCGGCGGAGCCCGTTCCTATGTCATGTCGGTCGGTGTGGACCTCCGCCTGATCGATGCGCGCAGCCTGCGGGTCGTCAACGTCGCCAGCCTGCAAAAGCAAATCCGCGGCCGCGAAATCCGCGCCGGAATCTTCGAATTCATCGGCAATACCACCCTGGATCTCGGCGTCGGACGCCGCCGCCAGGAGCCGGTGCATGGAGCGATCAGGGCGATCATCGAAAAGGCGGTGATTGACCTGATGCGCGAACAAAGGGGCGCCGACGCGCCCCGCTGTCCAACCAACGTTCAATCGGTGAGCTACGCCGTAGAACAAGCGGCGAGCCCGCAAACTCAATTTGAAGGAGACTGA
- a CDS encoding glycosyltransferase family 4 protein has product MIRITHLLDDVDIGVVTRALSLFDDPRMTREAESRAIRMGRGPAGAVRLDSELIVIHVPPSWGRLPYLAALRLKNPHARIVQVDYSHTRAFEAEAVSSPGRFRTLLQTAARPVDEVIAMSGAQRRWLAEAGVPSRKLHTIHPWSGRDDLYKVPDLEPRGGPLRLLAYGRLAPEKNFAALIEAMGSFRADEVTLTLAGSGPEVKRLVELASERDNVRLLPATNAIDARLAACSAVVVPSRYEAFGLVATEARMAGRPVLVADIDGLPEQVRSGGGVAAPMRNAAEIACAIIRLKGADLPTMGRAARAGVIQQHDEIITGWQAVLRRAEPLRKKAGVQPAMAAGA; this is encoded by the coding sequence ATGATCCGGATTACCCATCTCCTTGACGATGTCGACATAGGCGTGGTCACCCGCGCGCTATCGCTGTTCGACGACCCGCGCATGACGCGCGAGGCCGAGTCGCGGGCGATCCGCATGGGCCGCGGACCGGCCGGCGCCGTGCGGCTCGATAGCGAGCTTATTGTCATCCATGTGCCGCCCTCATGGGGCCGGCTGCCGTATCTGGCGGCGCTCAGGCTCAAGAACCCGCATGCCCGGATCGTCCAAGTCGATTATTCCCACACTCGCGCTTTCGAAGCGGAGGCGGTGTCCTCCCCGGGGCGGTTCCGCACGCTGCTGCAGACTGCCGCACGGCCGGTCGATGAAGTGATTGCCATGTCGGGCGCGCAGCGCCGGTGGCTTGCCGAGGCAGGCGTTCCTTCTAGAAAGCTGCACACGATCCATCCGTGGAGCGGCCGCGACGATCTGTACAAGGTCCCCGATCTCGAGCCGCGCGGCGGCCCGCTTCGCCTGCTCGCCTATGGGCGGCTGGCCCCGGAGAAGAACTTCGCCGCACTGATCGAAGCCATGGGCTCTTTCCGTGCCGACGAGGTCACGCTGACGCTGGCCGGTTCGGGCCCCGAAGTGAAACGGCTGGTGGAACTCGCCAGTGAGCGTGACAACGTTCGGCTGCTGCCTGCCACCAATGCGATCGACGCTCGGCTTGCGGCCTGTTCCGCGGTGGTCGTTCCGTCGCGCTACGAAGCCTTCGGCCTGGTCGCGACCGAAGCCCGCATGGCGGGCCGCCCGGTGCTGGTCGCCGATATCGACGGCCTGCCCGAACAGGTTCGCAGCGGCGGCGGGGTTGCCGCACCAATGCGCAATGCCGCCGAGATCGCCTGCGCGATCATCCGGCTGAAAGGTGCGGACTTGCCGACGATGGGCCGGGCCGCACGCGCCGGGGTCATCCAGCAGCACGATGAAATCATCACGGGTTGGCAGGCGGTTTTACGCCGTGCCGAACCCCTCCGAAAGAAAGCCGGTGTGCAACCGGCCATGGCTGCCGGCGCCTGA
- a CDS encoding glycosyltransferase family A protein, giving the protein MTAPRMSVVMPVYNVEAYIAEAIESVLDQTFEDFELIVVDDGGQDGSMDLARSFDDPRIRIVSQENRGLAGARNTGIAEAQAPYIALLDPDDRWHEDKLKLHFDHLQANPHIGVSYAGSRMIDEHGAVISAAMRPKLTDVAAGDILCRNPIGNCSAPVLRRTALDRAAFPHPQERTRTCWFDESFRQSEDIELWVRLASLHEVSFEGIEGLLTDCRIIGRALSANVVKQYLSWSRMLDIARDNAPELVAEHGDAARAYQLRYLARRSVQLGNADLANDLISRAASLAPRIFLEEPVKSTVTWGAIKLARLTGPERFRRLARPYLKATA; this is encoded by the coding sequence ATGACCGCCCCCCGCATGTCTGTCGTCATGCCCGTCTACAATGTCGAGGCCTATATCGCAGAAGCCATTGAGTCGGTCCTCGACCAGACCTTCGAGGACTTCGAACTGATCGTCGTCGACGATGGCGGCCAAGATGGATCGATGGATCTCGCGCGCAGCTTCGACGATCCGCGTATCCGCATCGTTTCGCAGGAAAATCGCGGCCTCGCCGGCGCGCGCAATACCGGGATCGCCGAAGCGCAGGCGCCCTATATCGCGCTGCTCGATCCCGATGACCGCTGGCACGAGGACAAGCTGAAGCTGCACTTCGACCACCTGCAGGCGAACCCGCATATCGGGGTGAGCTATGCCGGCTCGCGGATGATCGACGAGCACGGCGCGGTCATCTCGGCCGCGATGCGGCCCAAGCTGACCGATGTCGCCGCTGGCGACATTCTGTGCCGCAATCCGATCGGCAATTGCAGCGCGCCGGTTCTGCGCCGGACAGCACTCGACCGCGCGGCATTTCCGCACCCGCAGGAGCGGACCCGGACCTGCTGGTTCGACGAAAGCTTCCGCCAGTCGGAAGATATCGAGTTATGGGTGCGCCTCGCCTCGCTGCATGAGGTCAGCTTCGAAGGCATCGAAGGGTTGCTGACCGATTGCCGGATCATTGGCCGCGCGCTTTCCGCCAATGTCGTCAAGCAGTACCTTAGCTGGTCGCGCATGCTCGACATCGCGCGTGACAATGCGCCCGAACTGGTGGCGGAACACGGCGACGCGGCCCGCGCTTACCAGCTGCGCTACCTTGCGCGCCGGTCGGTCCAGCTCGGCAATGCAGATCTGGCCAACGATCTGATCAGCCGCGCCGCCAGCCTCGCCCCGCGGATATTTCTCGAGGAGCCGGTCAAATCGACGGTGACCTGGGGCGCCATCAAGCTGGCCCGGCTGACCGGCCCCGAACGTTTCCGCCGCCTCGCGCGCCCCTATCTCAAGGCGACGGCATGA
- a CDS encoding response regulator, translating to MDKMDDIPAERRAEILATRLERSERALRGAEAALEKRMKELFRANQDLSLRQSELARKLEIESALLLGALSTIRMATLYGERERGFTMSESAGPILGLADGEEPTIEKLAATLHPLDRDRIMRVGLAFFSEAEPGVAHAYEHRIVRQDTGETRWLRWSITRETGTEDRPGHLMATMRDITEERQNERGVRALQLRAERRVRELAHLQLELAGAKDRVEEALSARNRFISEMAHAIRTPLAALSGGLELLRSKVRMDGEKDLSVAREAAEQLGELASRLIEEAASDGEAEPVAYASGVGTPTPETASTLPDQPRILLAEDTESNRYVAERMLVDLGCLVTSVENGAAAVEAIRRQSFDLVLMDVMMPIMNGEQATQAIRGLSGPAARTPIIGVTAHSLQSERERLLSAGMTACMAKPVKKEALETAIRTALISGRDVRQNQARFDHDLFRRTFTDLPDAYRDRMRDAAKKDITKYAGEVLTAVEADDEEDLSRAAHALTGVSLNIGAVGIVEELAHYREARALGEASIEAFREAVAACLLAVDDLYEALIARDQ from the coding sequence ATGGATAAGATGGACGACATCCCCGCCGAGCGCCGCGCCGAGATCCTTGCCACGCGGCTGGAGCGTAGCGAACGTGCGCTAAGGGGTGCCGAAGCCGCGCTCGAAAAGCGGATGAAGGAGCTGTTTCGCGCCAATCAGGACCTCAGCCTGCGCCAGAGCGAACTGGCGCGAAAGCTCGAGATCGAAAGCGCGCTCCTGCTCGGCGCCCTGTCGACCATCCGGATGGCCACGCTGTATGGCGAACGCGAGCGCGGGTTCACAATGTCCGAAAGTGCCGGACCGATCCTGGGCCTGGCCGATGGCGAGGAACCCACGATCGAGAAGCTCGCCGCGACGCTCCATCCGCTCGATCGCGACCGGATCATGCGTGTGGGGCTGGCGTTCTTCAGCGAGGCCGAGCCAGGGGTGGCGCATGCCTATGAACATCGCATCGTCCGGCAGGACACGGGGGAGACCCGCTGGCTCAGATGGTCGATCACGCGCGAGACCGGCACCGAGGATCGTCCCGGCCATCTGATGGCGACGATGCGCGACATCACCGAAGAACGCCAGAACGAGCGCGGTGTGCGGGCGCTGCAATTGCGAGCCGAGCGAAGGGTGCGCGAGCTTGCGCACCTCCAGCTGGAGCTAGCCGGTGCGAAGGATCGGGTGGAAGAGGCGCTCAGCGCGCGCAACCGGTTCATTTCCGAAATGGCGCATGCCATTCGCACGCCGCTTGCGGCGTTGAGCGGCGGGCTAGAACTGCTGCGCTCGAAGGTCCGCATGGACGGCGAGAAGGATCTGTCGGTCGCGCGCGAGGCGGCCGAGCAGCTCGGCGAACTCGCATCCCGGCTGATCGAAGAAGCGGCCTCGGATGGCGAGGCGGAACCGGTCGCCTATGCCAGCGGGGTCGGCACGCCCACACCGGAAACCGCCTCGACGCTGCCCGACCAGCCGCGCATCCTGCTGGCCGAAGATACCGAGAGCAATCGCTATGTCGCAGAGCGCATGCTCGTCGATCTGGGTTGCCTCGTCACCTCGGTTGAAAACGGCGCCGCCGCGGTCGAGGCGATCAGGCGCCAGAGTTTCGATCTCGTCCTGATGGATGTGATGATGCCGATCATGAATGGGGAGCAGGCCACGCAGGCGATCCGCGGGCTCAGCGGGCCGGCCGCACGCACCCCGATCATCGGAGTGACCGCGCATAGTCTGCAATCGGAACGCGAACGGTTGCTGTCGGCGGGGATGACCGCCTGCATGGCCAAGCCGGTCAAGAAGGAAGCGCTCGAAACCGCCATCCGCACCGCGCTGATCTCGGGCCGCGACGTTCGCCAGAACCAGGCGCGGTTCGATCACGACCTCTTCCGCCGGACCTTCACCGATCTGCCCGACGCCTATCGCGACCGGATGCGCGATGCCGCGAAGAAGGACATCACCAAATATGCGGGCGAAGTGCTGACCGCGGTCGAGGCCGATGACGAGGAAGACCTGTCCCGCGCGGCGCATGCGCTGACCGGGGTGTCGCTCAATATCGGGGCGGTCGGGATCGTCGAAGAGCTGGCGCATTACCGCGAGGCCCGCGCGCTAGGCGAGGCATCGATCGAAGCCTTCCGCGAAGCGGTCGCCGCCTGCCTGCTGGCAGTCGACGACCTCTACGAAGCGTTGATCGCGAGGGATCAGTAG